A DNA window from Trichosurus vulpecula isolate mTriVul1 chromosome 2, mTriVul1.pri, whole genome shotgun sequence contains the following coding sequences:
- the ZDHHC18 gene encoding palmitoyltransferase ZDHHC18 isoform X2 has product MKECEYQQIRPGAAPPPPSSAPRSGSGPPPTPRRLSSGLGPAASASASLSAASVRPCRKWEVFPGRNRFYCGGRLMLAGHGSVFALTVVLIVTTTTLFFVFDCPFLARHLTLAIPIIGSMLFFFVMSCLLQTSFTDPGILPRATPNEAAALEKQIDSTGNSTYRPPPRTKEVMINGQMVKLKYCFTCKMFRPPRTSHCSVCDNCVERFDHHCPWVGNCVGKRNYRFFYAFILSLSFLTSFIFACVITHLTLRSQGGTFLDTLKETPASVLELVICFFSIWSILGLSGFHTYLVASNLTTNEDIKGSWSNKKNMEASTNPYSHKSVIANCCAVLCGPLPPSLIDRRGFVQPDTQLPSPTKNEEPTCGAKPDGSMEDTCQDFAISCTA; this is encoded by the exons ATGAAGGAGTGCGAGTACCAGCAGATCCGCCCCGGGGCCGCCCCGCCGCCGCCGTCCAGCGCCCCCCGCTCCGGCTCCGGGCCGCCCCCGACGCCCCGCAGGCTGAGCTCGGGCCTGGGCCCCGCCGCCTCCGCCTCTGCCTCCCTATCCGCTGCATCCGTCCGGCCGTGCCGCAAATGGGAGGTGTTCCCGGGCCGCAACCGCTTCTACTGCGGCGGCCGCCTCATGCTGGCCGGGCACGGCAGCGTCTTCGCGCTCACTGTCGTACTCATCGTCACCACCACCACGCTCTTCTTCGTCTTCGA CTGTCCTTTTCTGGCCCGCCACCTGACCTTGGCCATCCCCATCATCGGGAGCATGCTCTTCTTCTTCGTCATGAGCTGCCTGCTGCAGACAAGTTTCACTGATCCTGGGATCCTGCCCCGAGCTACTCCCAATGAGGCAGCTGCCCTGGAGAAACAGATCG ACAGCACTGGCAATTCCACTTATAGGCCTCCCCCGAGGACCAAGGAGGTGATGATCAATGGACAGATGGTGAAATTAAAATACTGCTTCACCTGTAAGATGTTTCGGCCCCCCCGGACCTCGCACTGCAGTGTGTGTGACAACTGCGTGG AGCGGTTCGACCACCACTGCCCTTGGGTGGGCAACTGTGTGGGAAAACGGAACTACCGCTTCTTCTATGCCTTCATCCTGTCCCTGTCCTTCCTGACCTCCTTCATCTTTGCCTGTGTCATCACCCACCTGACTCTGC GTTCTCAGGGAGGCACCTTCCTTGACACTCTGAAGGAGACACCAGCGAG CGTGCTGGAGCTGGTGATCTGCTTCTTCTCCATCTGGTCCATCTTGGGCCTCTCAGGGTTTCACACTTACCTCGTCGCCTCGAACCTGACAACCAATGAAGAC ATCAAAGGCTCGTGGTCCAATAAGAAAAACATGGAGGCTTCCACCAACCCCTACAGCCATAAAAGTGTCATTGCCAACTGCTGTGCTGTGCTCTGTGGGCCTCTGCCCCCCAG TTTGATTGACCGGAGGGGATTTGTGCAGCCGGATACCCAGTTGCCCTCTCCCACCAAGAACGAGGAGCCCACCTGTGGAGCCAAGCCAGACGGCAGCATG GAGGACACCTGTCAGGACTTTGCCATCTCCTGCACAGCCTGA
- the SFN gene encoding 14-3-3 protein sigma, with protein sequence MERGSLIQKAKLAEQAERYDDMADFMKGAVEKGDELSCEERNLLSVAYKNVVGGLRAAWRVLSSIEQKVAEEGSAEEKERGPEVRQYREKVEGELRAVCGTVLGLLDSHLIKDAGDAESGVFYLKMKGDYYRYLAEVATGDDKKRTIDSARAAYQEAMDISKKDMLPTNPIRLGLALNFSVFHYEIANSPEEAISLAKTTFDEAMAELHTLSEDSYKDSTLIMQLLRDNLTLWTADSAGEEGGEAPPPEEQPQS encoded by the coding sequence ATGGAGAGAGGCAGCCTGATCCAGAAGGCCAAGCTGGCGGAGCAGGCCGAGCGCTATGACGACATGGCCGACTTCATGAAGGGCGCCGTGGAGAAAGGTGACGAGCTGTCGTGCGAGGAGCGCAACCTGCTGTCGGTGGCCTACAAGAACGTGGTGGGCGGCCTGCGGGCGGCCTGGAGGGTGCTGTCCAGCATCGAGCAGAAGGTCGCCGAGGAGGGGAGCGCCGAGGAGAAGGAGCGGGGCCCCGAGGTGCGCCAGTACCGGGAGAAGGTGGAGGGCGAGCTGCGCGCCGTCTGCGGCACCGTGCTGGGGCTGCTCGACTCGCACCTCATCAAGGACGCGGGCGACGCCGAGAGCGGCGTCTTCTACCTGAAGATGAAGGGCGACTATTACCGCTACCTGGCCGAGGTGGCCACGGGCGACGACAAGAAGCGCACCATCGACTCGGCGCGCGCCGCCTACCAGGAGGCCATGGACATCAGCAAGAAGGACATGCTGCCCACCAACCCCATCCGCCTGGGCCTGGCGCTCAACTTTTCCGTCTTCCACTACGAGATCGCCAACAGCCCGGAGGAGGCCATCTCTCTGGCCAAGACCACCTTCGACGAGGCCATGGCCGAACTGCACACCCTCAGCGAGGACTCCTACAAGGACAGCACCCTCATCATGCAGCTGCTGCGAGACAACCTGACCCTCTGGACGGCGGACAGCGCCGGGGAGGAGGGCGGCGAGGCACCGCCCCCTGaggagcagccccagagctga
- the ZDHHC18 gene encoding palmitoyltransferase ZDHHC18 isoform X1 produces the protein MKECEYQQIRPGAAPPPPSSAPRSGSGPPPTPRRLSSGLGPAASASASLSAASVRPCRKWEVFPGRNRFYCGGRLMLAGHGSVFALTVVLIVTTTTLFFVFDCPFLARHLTLAIPIIGSMLFFFVMSCLLQTSFTDPGILPRATPNEAAALEKQIDSTGNSTYRPPPRTKEVMINGQMVKLKYCFTCKMFRPPRTSHCSVCDNCVERFDHHCPWVGNCVGKRNYRFFYAFILSLSFLTSFIFACVITHLTLRSQGGTFLDTLKETPASVLELVICFFSIWSILGLSGFHTYLVASNLTTNEDIKGSWSNKKNMEASTNPYSHKSVIANCCAVLCGPLPPSLIDRRGFVQPDTQLPSPTKNEEPTCGAKPDGSMCARGLKEFLRTAAFCLSGRSPEKAGHPGSPPA, from the exons ATGAAGGAGTGCGAGTACCAGCAGATCCGCCCCGGGGCCGCCCCGCCGCCGCCGTCCAGCGCCCCCCGCTCCGGCTCCGGGCCGCCCCCGACGCCCCGCAGGCTGAGCTCGGGCCTGGGCCCCGCCGCCTCCGCCTCTGCCTCCCTATCCGCTGCATCCGTCCGGCCGTGCCGCAAATGGGAGGTGTTCCCGGGCCGCAACCGCTTCTACTGCGGCGGCCGCCTCATGCTGGCCGGGCACGGCAGCGTCTTCGCGCTCACTGTCGTACTCATCGTCACCACCACCACGCTCTTCTTCGTCTTCGA CTGTCCTTTTCTGGCCCGCCACCTGACCTTGGCCATCCCCATCATCGGGAGCATGCTCTTCTTCTTCGTCATGAGCTGCCTGCTGCAGACAAGTTTCACTGATCCTGGGATCCTGCCCCGAGCTACTCCCAATGAGGCAGCTGCCCTGGAGAAACAGATCG ACAGCACTGGCAATTCCACTTATAGGCCTCCCCCGAGGACCAAGGAGGTGATGATCAATGGACAGATGGTGAAATTAAAATACTGCTTCACCTGTAAGATGTTTCGGCCCCCCCGGACCTCGCACTGCAGTGTGTGTGACAACTGCGTGG AGCGGTTCGACCACCACTGCCCTTGGGTGGGCAACTGTGTGGGAAAACGGAACTACCGCTTCTTCTATGCCTTCATCCTGTCCCTGTCCTTCCTGACCTCCTTCATCTTTGCCTGTGTCATCACCCACCTGACTCTGC GTTCTCAGGGAGGCACCTTCCTTGACACTCTGAAGGAGACACCAGCGAG CGTGCTGGAGCTGGTGATCTGCTTCTTCTCCATCTGGTCCATCTTGGGCCTCTCAGGGTTTCACACTTACCTCGTCGCCTCGAACCTGACAACCAATGAAGAC ATCAAAGGCTCGTGGTCCAATAAGAAAAACATGGAGGCTTCCACCAACCCCTACAGCCATAAAAGTGTCATTGCCAACTGCTGTGCTGTGCTCTGTGGGCCTCTGCCCCCCAG TTTGATTGACCGGAGGGGATTTGTGCAGCCGGATACCCAGTTGCCCTCTCCCACCAAGAACGAGGAGCCCACCTGTGGAGCCAAGCCAGACGGCAGCATG TGTGCGAGGGGCCTTAAGGAGTTTTTGAGGACTGCAGCCTTCTGCCTCTCTGGGAGAAGCCCCGAGAAGGCAGGGCATCCAGGATCCCCCCCTGCCTGA
- the ZDHHC18 gene encoding palmitoyltransferase ZDHHC18 isoform X3, whose translation MKECEYQQIRPGAAPPPPSSAPRSGSGPPPTPRRLSSGLGPAASASASLSAASVRPCRKWEVFPGRNRFYCGGRLMLAGHGSVFALTVVLIVTTTTLFFVFDCPFLARHLTLAIPIIGSMLFFFVMSCLLQTSFTDPGILPRATPNEAAALEKQIDSTGNSTYRPPPRTKEVMINGQMVKLKYCFTCKMFRPPRTSHCSVCDNCVERFDHHCPWVGNCVGKRNYRFFYAFILSLSFLTSFIFACVITHLTLRSQGGTFLDTLKETPASVLELVICFFSIWSILGLSGFHTYLVASNLTTNEDIKGSWSNKKNMEASTNPYSHKSVIANCCAVLCGPLPPSLIDRRGFVQPDTQLPSPTKNEEPTCGAKPDGSMVGGLP comes from the exons ATGAAGGAGTGCGAGTACCAGCAGATCCGCCCCGGGGCCGCCCCGCCGCCGCCGTCCAGCGCCCCCCGCTCCGGCTCCGGGCCGCCCCCGACGCCCCGCAGGCTGAGCTCGGGCCTGGGCCCCGCCGCCTCCGCCTCTGCCTCCCTATCCGCTGCATCCGTCCGGCCGTGCCGCAAATGGGAGGTGTTCCCGGGCCGCAACCGCTTCTACTGCGGCGGCCGCCTCATGCTGGCCGGGCACGGCAGCGTCTTCGCGCTCACTGTCGTACTCATCGTCACCACCACCACGCTCTTCTTCGTCTTCGA CTGTCCTTTTCTGGCCCGCCACCTGACCTTGGCCATCCCCATCATCGGGAGCATGCTCTTCTTCTTCGTCATGAGCTGCCTGCTGCAGACAAGTTTCACTGATCCTGGGATCCTGCCCCGAGCTACTCCCAATGAGGCAGCTGCCCTGGAGAAACAGATCG ACAGCACTGGCAATTCCACTTATAGGCCTCCCCCGAGGACCAAGGAGGTGATGATCAATGGACAGATGGTGAAATTAAAATACTGCTTCACCTGTAAGATGTTTCGGCCCCCCCGGACCTCGCACTGCAGTGTGTGTGACAACTGCGTGG AGCGGTTCGACCACCACTGCCCTTGGGTGGGCAACTGTGTGGGAAAACGGAACTACCGCTTCTTCTATGCCTTCATCCTGTCCCTGTCCTTCCTGACCTCCTTCATCTTTGCCTGTGTCATCACCCACCTGACTCTGC GTTCTCAGGGAGGCACCTTCCTTGACACTCTGAAGGAGACACCAGCGAG CGTGCTGGAGCTGGTGATCTGCTTCTTCTCCATCTGGTCCATCTTGGGCCTCTCAGGGTTTCACACTTACCTCGTCGCCTCGAACCTGACAACCAATGAAGAC ATCAAAGGCTCGTGGTCCAATAAGAAAAACATGGAGGCTTCCACCAACCCCTACAGCCATAAAAGTGTCATTGCCAACTGCTGTGCTGTGCTCTGTGGGCCTCTGCCCCCCAG TTTGATTGACCGGAGGGGATTTGTGCAGCCGGATACCCAGTTGCCCTCTCCCACCAAGAACGAGGAGCCCACCTGTGGAGCCAAGCCAGACGGCAGCATGGTAGGAGGCCTCCCCTAG